The Colletes latitarsis isolate SP2378_abdomen chromosome 1, iyColLati1, whole genome shotgun sequence genomic interval taattagtaatataattttaaaattctttaaatccttgaataaatataatatataataatgataataataagtaACAACGCAATAAAACTGAGAAGTGTagtgaataatttaaaaaataagtttCGAATACACATAGATACAAACCTAAGATTACCAATCGGTGGTTGTGCATAAGGTATGCCATTGAACGACCAATAGAGTGTACCGTTCTTTGATAACTGTTGTATGCCATTTACAACCCCATGGTTCGTTTTTACATCACAAAAGGAACAAGCCTTGAAATATATTGcacaaataaataagaaaagtaCACCTTTCATTGTGAACTGCGTTCGGTTGTCTGATGCTTCCAAAAACTGAGTTCTCGGCATATAAGCTTCATATTCCTTATATAGTGGTAAATGACGTGGGCTGTTATAAATAACTATAGACATTAAACTTATAGCAAGGCAAACAAAACGCTTACACATatcacatttttttaaattgctggTGTAATCGAAATACAATGCAAATTTATATCTTAATTATAACAATTAAGTGTCTTAATGAATATTTGTTTGCTTCTTGCACTGTTAATAGACAGTTCTTGGCTGCAGAAAAGATATGAAAATAATAGGCTTGGGTAACTGACGACAACTCTTTGTGTAATCTCTCTGGGTATTCTCTGGATTATTATTTAGTTACGTGTTTTATTCAAAtgtataaaaacaaagtttcaaaatgaattgcaaaaattatttgcaaaacTATTTTCATGCTAGCAGTAAAATAACACATTCTGTTCACGATCAGCAATTCTTGAGAAATATCTATCGCCCTTTCGATTGCTATAAAGTTTTCTCATTTCGTTTCCAAAGACAATATTTAATTGTTATTAGATCGTCTAAATTACTTCAACTGTACATATTCgcgaaatttatatttaatatattgaaATCGTGACTTTTTAACTTTTTACTGAAGACATTTCTTATCACTAATGAGGCTACAAATTGTGGCACTACAACTTATCTCATAGCCGATGCCAAAAGCAATTTCAATGCAAATTCAAAACGATTCGCAAATGAAATATCCAACAAGGCACATTCTAATAAGTCATAAACACAGATAATGCACTTCGTTTGCCGCAATTTCCACTAAACTGCACTCATTACATCATCCTATCGTACATAAAACTTCTATGTTGTATACAAAATACATTATTCACGAGACAATGATTTGTATCCATCTTgtacttttcattttttttctaaattcCATAACACAATTTAGTCTACAAatacattattaattataataatctcATGACAATACTTTACTTATTAAAGGATTAAATTTATTGTGCAGTATTTTAGTGAATTGCCAGTGAGAGTCACAAATGActccggcacaggatatgaagaCCAGTGCTCTCTACaacgaatatttattaattgATTGGTACAGTAAGCAATGAAAGGGAATTAAATATATCGTTTGATCTGAAGTTTGTATGGCACGCACTTTATAAATTCATCTGCCAAACATATCAAATAATATACAAATTGAAAAACATAAAGTGTACATGTACAAAGCATAGCTTTCACTAACAGGACACAACTTCTCCACAGAAAAACAATTAAACGATTCTATAGCTTTGCAAATGTCATTAGTTTATAACATCAAATGCTCTACAGGTACGTTTAAAATCTGATTGGCCGAATCACTGATCCGGAAAGTCGATTTGCTCCTCCTCGAACGTGATTGGTCGATCCACTGATCCGGAACATGCACTCGACCGTGACCTGGGGTATATATACCCCAAATTTTTCAGAGGAGCATTATTCGAGTCTCTGCGACAACAGTGACAACATGGAGTTCTTCAAGTCCTTTCTTCGCGTTATTGGATTGCTGCAACCCGCCAAGGTGGATTTCATCTCTGAACTGCCTTTGGAGGTGTCGCAGTTGATTCTACGCAAGTTGGATCCTGAATCTTTGTTGTGTGTTGCGCAAGTGTCACGAAACTGGTTGAACGTTTGCAGCTCTGATAAGAGTTTGAAGCAGTCAGCCAGACGCCATAAGCGACGCACTAAGAGACAAATGATGAACGCTTTTTTAGATCAAGGAGTCCCGGAGCTGCCAAAAATGGACGTACGAAAGAAGCTGCAGAAAAAGAAGAGGATTCCCAGGGATGCACCACGTAGGTTCGAGACCGCCATTGTGTTTGGAAGAACTGACCACCGACGGAATTTTATTAGACGGGATCAGGTATCTAGTCCTTTAGCTCTAAGGAATGCTAGGTATATGAGGATGTAATTGATAAATTTCTTTGTGACACATTTGCTAATGCATGTTTTATAGTTAATATTAGTATGATGTAAGTATAGTAATGTAATCAGATTCTAGTAGTAAGGTACGTTAGTTAGAATGTAATTGAacttatttttcttcgttataatGATTCTTCATTTTTAATAGTATTGAATGTATTTGTTAGGACATTGGTTGAACATGTTTTGTAGTTAATATCTGATGTAGTAAGGTTTTTAGTGAGAATGGGGTATGTTTAATAAGTAtagtataatttaaaatttatttaataatttaaaaaatatttttacttttgcaTTTCAGGTTCTACATTGTTGTTGTTTAATAATCTTTATTACGTGTAATTATTGGGATATTAATTTTATCTATATGGTTATACTATGTTGATTTCACATGTAGGTAATTTAACATAttcctaattttaataataaaactaacTTGTTTAAgactgattaggtctgggttactatgtatattattcattacaTGGAATTATTTGGAAGACTAGTTGCAATGCAGCCAAAGATATTATATTTTAGTATTTAAAagagtaattttaattaaatgaatATTTTACCCATTTTCTAATTTTGCACTAGTTGTATACGGTTGTAATTAATATAGCGAAATAAATGGATGACATTATGACAACT includes:
- the LOC143341633 gene encoding uncharacterized protein LOC143341633, producing the protein MEFFKSFLRVIGLLQPAKVDFISELPLEVSQLILRKLDPESLLCVAQVSRNWLNVCSSDKSLKQSARRHKRRTKRQMMNAFLDQGVPELPKMDVRKKLQKKKRIPRDAPRRFETAIVFGRTDHRRNFIRRDQVSSPLALRNARYMRM